From one Lycium ferocissimum isolate CSIRO_LF1 chromosome 5, AGI_CSIRO_Lferr_CH_V1, whole genome shotgun sequence genomic stretch:
- the LOC132055544 gene encoding beta-glucosidase 44-like — protein sequence MKASPPWLILLLLIACTVLTVHCTDDVSPEKVLFDTAGLSRESFPKGFIFGTATSAYQVEGAASTEGRGPSIWDTFIKRPGVEPNNANGEVSVDQYHRYKEDIDLMAKLNFEAYRFSISWSRIFPNGTGKVNSKGVAYYNRLIDYMLKRGITPYANLNHYDLPQALQDRYNGWLGREVVKDFADYAEFCFKTFGDRVKNWFSFNEPRVVAALGYDNGFFAPGRCSKPFGNCTEGNSATEPYIVAHNLILCHASAAQRYHEKYRAKQKGKFGILLDFVWYEPLTSGKADNYAAQRARDFHLGWFLHPLVYGEYPKTMQNIVGNRLPKFTKEEVKMVKGSVDLLGINQYTTYYMYDPHYNAPQPLGYQQDWNVGFAYARKGVPIGPRAHSYWLYIVPWGLRKAINYVKEQYGNPTMILAENGMDYAGNITLPKALHDTKRIDYYRSYLQELKKTVDEGANVIGYFAWSLLDNFEWRLGYTSRFGIVYVDFNTLKRYPKMSAHWFKKMLRRHRH from the exons atgaaagcaaGTCCTCCATGGCTAATTTTGCTTCTACTAATTGCATGTACTGTACTTACAGTACACTGTACTGATGACGTGTCACCGGAAAAGGTGCTTTTTGACACCGCAGGTTTGAGCAGAGAAAGTTTTCCAAAGGGATTTATATTTGGAACAGCAACTTCAGCATACCAAGTAGAAGGTGCTGCTAGCACTGAAGGCCGTGGACCTAGTATTTGGGACACTTTCATTAAACGACCTG GAGTTGAACCAAACAATGCCAATGGAGAAGTCTCTGTTGACCAATACCATCGTTACAAG GAAGATATTGATCTCATGGCGAAGCTCAACTTTGAGGCTTATCGCTTCTCAATTTCGTGGTCCAGGATCTTCCCAA ATGGAACTGGTAAAGTGAACTCGAAAGGAGTTGCTTATTATAACAGGTTGATCGATTACATGCTCAAAAgag GTATTACCCCATATGCTAATCTTAATCACTATGATTTACCACAAGCACTTCAAGATAGGTACAACGGATGGTTGGGCCGTGAAGTCGT GAAAGATTTTGCTGATTATGCTGagttttgttttaagacattcGGAGACAGAGTAAAGAACTGGTTCTCATTTAATGAGCCAAGAGTTGTTGCTGCTTTAGGTTATGATAATGGATTCTTTGCACCTGGAAGATGTTCAAAGCCATTCGGCAACTGCACAGAAGGGAATTCTGCCACTGAACCTTATATTGTTGCCCATAATCTCATCTTATGCCATGCTTCTGCAGCACAGAGATACCATGAAAAGTATCGG GCGAAACAGAAGGGAAAATTTGGCATTCTCTTGGATTTTGTGTGGTATGAACCTCTGACTAGTGGAAAAGCCGACAACTATGCTGCCCAAAGAGCAAGAGACTTTCATTTGGGATG GTTCTTGCATCCTCTTGTATATGGTGAGTACCCAAAAACCATGCAAAATATTGTGGGAAATCGATTACCTAAGTTCACGAAAGAAGAGGTTAAGATGGTCAAGGGATCCGTCGATTTATTGGGCATAAACCAGTACACAACCTATTACATGTATGATCCTCATTATAACGCACCACAGCCCTTGGGTTACCAACAGGATTGGAATGTTGGATTTGCTT ATGCTCGCAAAGGAGTACCAATTGGTCCTAGG GCACACTCATATTGGCTCTACATCGTGCCATGGGGTCTACGTAAAGCTATCAACTATGTTAAAGAACAATATGGAAATCCTACCATGATTCTTGCAGAAAATG GTATGGATTACGCTGGCAACATTACCCTTCCAAAAGCTTTACATGACACCAAAAGGATAGATTACTATAGGAGCTATTTGCAAGAACTAAAGAAGACTGTGGATGAAGGAGCTAATGTTATAGGCTATTTCGCATGGTCATTGCTCGACAACTTTGAATGGAGATTGGGTTATACATCCAGATTCGGCATTGTCTATGTTGATTTCAATACCCTCAAACGATACCCGAAGATGTCAGCACATTGGTTCAAGAAAATGCTTAGGCGCCACAGGCATTAA
- the LOC132055545 gene encoding beta-glucosidase 44-like yields MIKASHILLLITALSVVINVQSYNDVLPEKVRFDTGGLSRESFPKGFIFGTATSAYQVEGAASTEGRGPSIWDTFIKRPGVEPNNATGEVSVDQYHRYKEDIDLMARLNFDAYRFSISWSRIFPNGTGKVNWKGVAYYNRLIDYMLERGITPYANLNHYDLPQALQDRYNGWLSREVVKDFADYAEFCFKTFGDRVKNWFSFNEPRVIAALGYDTGFFAPGRCSQPFGNCTVGDSATEPYIAAHNLILCHASAARRYREKYQEKQKGKFGILLDFVWYEPLTRGKADNYAAQRARDFHLGWFLHPLVYGEYPKTMINIVGKRLPKFTKEEVKMVKGSIDYLGINQYTAYYMYDPHYTTPQPLGYQQDWNVGFAYDRKGVPIGDRAHSDWLYIVPWGLNKAVTYVKERYGNPTMILAENGMDYAGNITFPRALYDPKRISYYRSYLQELKKTVDEGANVTGYFAWSLLDNFEWRLGYTSRFGLVYVDYNTLKRYPKMSAYWFKNLLKRHKH; encoded by the exons ATGATCAAAGCAAGTCATATTTTGCTGCTAATTACAGCTCTAAGCGTTGTAATTAACGTTCAAAGTTATAATGACGTGTTGCCAGAAAAGGTGAGATTCGATACCGGAGGTTTGAGCAGAGAAAGTTTTCCAAAGGGATTTATATTTGGAACAGCAACTTCAGCATACCAAGTGGAAGGTGCTGCCAGCACTGAAGGCCGTGGTCCTAGTATTTGGGACACTTTCATTAAACGACCTG GAGTTGAACCAAACAATGCCACTGGTGAAGTGTCAGTAGACCAATACCATCGTTACAAG GAAGATATTGATCTGATGGCCAGGCTCAACTTTGATGCTTATCGCTTCTCCATTTCGTGGTCCAGGATCTTCCCAA ATGGAACTGGTAAAGTGAACTGGAAGGGAGTTGCTTATTATAACAGGTTGATCGATTATATGCTCGAAAGAG GTATCACCCCATATGCTAATCTTAATCACTATGATTTACCACAAGCACTGCAAGATAGGTACAACGGATGGTTGAGCCGTGAAGTCGT GAAAGATTTTGCTGATTACGCTGagttttgttttaagacattcGGAGACAGAGTGAAGAACTGGTTCTCATTTAATGAGCCTCGGGTTATTGCTGCTTTAGGGTATGATACTGGATTCTTTGCACCTGGAAGATGCTCTCAACCATTTGGAAATTGCACAGTAGGGGATTCTGCAACTGAGCCTTATATTGCTGCCCATAATCTCATCTTATGTCATGCTTCTGCAGCACGAAGATACCGTGAAAAGTATCAA GAAAAACAGAAGGGAAAATTTGGCATTCTCTTGGATTTTGTGTGGTATGAACCTCTGACAAGAGGAAAAGCCGACAACTATGCTGCTCAAAGAGCAAGAGACTTTCATTTGGGATG GTTCTTGCATCCTCTTGTATATGGTGAGTACCCAAAAACCATGATAAATATTGTGGGAAAGCGATTACCAAAGTTCACAAAAGAAGAGGTTAAGATGGTCAAGGGATCCATTGATTATTTGGGCATAAACCAGTACACAGCCTACTACATGTATGATCCTCATTATACCACACCACAACCCTTGGGCTATCAACAGGACTGGAATGTTGGATTTGCTT ATGATCGCAAGGGAGTACCAATTGGTGATAGG GCACACTCAGATTGGCTCTACATTGTGCCATGGGGTCTAAATAAAGCTGTCACCTATGTAAAAGAACGCTATGGAAATCCTACCATGATTCTGGCAGAAAATG GTATGGATTATGCGGGCAATATTACTTTTCCAAGAGCTTTATACGACCCCAAAAGGATAAGCTACTATAGGAGCTATCTGCAAGAACTAAAGAAGACTGTGGATGAAGGAGCTAATGTCACAGGCTACTTTGCATGGTCATTGCTCGACAACTTTGAATGGAGATTGGGTTATACTTCCAGATTTGGCCTTGTCTATGTTGATTACAATACCCTCAAAAGATACCCAAAGATGTCAGCATATTGGTTCAAGAACTTACTTAAGCGCCACAAGCATTAA
- the LOC132055546 gene encoding exonuclease 1 isoform X1, with protein sequence MGIKDLLRFMKPYVETAHVKKYAGKRVGIDAYSWLHKGAYSCSMELCLNSEGDKKLQYLNYFMHRINMLRHYKITPVVVFDGGNLPCKGATEDERHKRRKTNRDQAMLKLKEGNVGGAIELFQRAISVTPSMAHQLIQILKSENIEFVVAPYEADAQLAYLSNLEEEKNGIVAVISEDSDLLAYGCPTVFFKMDAHGNGQEVVLDNVFSCVARVPSFRHFNKDLFAGMCVLAGCDFLPSVPGIGITKAYNLVSKYRNLDRVLSMLKFEKGDQVPEDYTKSFKEAVAVFHHARIYDVSLKRIKHLKPVPEELLQFLNEELDFLGPEILPSLATAIAQGNIDPCTMEAFNVFPSTVNHVSTANIKKICGPFSRQEASTQASKDSTVFAISSSKSRKETTVVESKQALHEWKQSQFMEESECLEEAVALQNMLCPSIATRKSVGEQKKSHQKEVLKVPDNNPFRKRKVQEIEPDEMDSVTELVSEVTEVERLEVVRTTPESQKSVESKPVNRIESRRVTKEKKVKRSNCQSSENKKNTILNFFSRV encoded by the exons atgggTATCAAAGATCTCCTCAGGTTTATGAAGCCCTATGTTGAAACTGCCCATGTAAAAAAATACGCTGGCAAAAGG GTTGGAATTGATGCTTATTCTTGGCTTCATAAAGGAG CATATTCATGTAGTATGGAGCTTTGTCTTAACTCGGAGGGCGACAAGAAATTGCAGTACTTGAACTACTTCATGCATCGAATCAATATGCTTCGACATTATAAGATCACTCCCGTAGTTGTTTTTGATGGCGGAAACTTACCCTGCAAGGGGGCTACTGAAGACGAGAGGCACAA GAGAAGGAAAACAAACAGAGATCAGGCAATGTTGAAGCTAAAGGAAGGAAATGTTGGTGGCGCCATTGAGCTCTTCCAG AGGGCAATAAGTGTCACTCCATCAATGGCACATCAACTCATACAG ATTCTGAAGTCAGAGAATATAGAATTTGTTGTAGCACCATATGAAGCTGATGCACAATTAGCCTACTTGTCAAAccttgaagaagaaaagaacgGAATTGTGGCAGTAATTTCTGAGGATAGCGACTTACTGGCATATGGATGTCCCACT GTTTTCTTTAAGATGGATGCCCATGGCAATGGTCAAGAAGTGGTACTAGACAATGTTTTCAGTTGTGTTGCTCGTGTTCCATCCTTCAGACATTTCAACAAAGATTTATTTGCAG GCATGTGTGTCTTAGCTGGCTGCGATTTTCTTCCGTCAGTCCCTGGTATAGGAATTACAAAAGCTTATAATCTGGTCTCCAAGTATCGTAACCTAGATCGA GTTCTTTCAATGTTAAAGTTTGAGAAGGGAGATCAAGTGCCCGAAGATTACACAAAATCATTTAAAGAAGCAGTTGCAGTTTTCCATCATGCTAGAAT ATATGATGTTAGTTTGAAGCGGATTAAGCACTTGAAACCCGTTCCAGAAGAGCTGTTGCAGTTTCTGAATGAAGAACTTGACTTCTTAGGACC AGAAATTCTTCCATCATTGGCAACTGCAATTGCTCAAGGTAACATAGATCCTTGTACAATGGAGGCCTTCAATGTCTTTCCAAGTACCGTAAATCATGTGTCTACTGCAAACATCAAGAAAATTTGTGGTCCCTTCTCTCGACAAGAGGCATCTACTCAAGCTTCAAAAGACAGCACAGTTTTTGCTATTTCTTCAAGTAAATCCAGAAAAGAAACAACAG TGGTGGAGTCGAAGCAAGCCTTGCATGAATGGAAGCAGAGTCaatttatggaagaaagtgagtgCTTAGAGGAAGCAGTAGCTCTTCAAAACATGCTATGCCCTTCAATAGCAACTCGGAAATCGGTGGGAGAACAGAAAAAGAGTCATCAGAAAGAAGTGTTGAAAGTTCCAGATAACAATCCTTTTAGGAAAAGAAAAGTGCAGGAAATTGAGCCAGACGAGATGGATAGTGTTACTGAACTAGTCTCAGAAGTAACTGAGGTTGAAAGACTGGAAGTTGTACGTACAACTCCAGAATCACAAAAAAGTGTGGAATCTAAGCCGGTTAACAGGATTGAGTCAAGAAGAGTTaccaaagaaaagaaggttaAGAGGAGTAATTGCCAAAGTtcagaaaacaagaaaaacactaTATTGAATTTCTTTTCTCGAGtgtaa
- the LOC132055546 gene encoding exonuclease 1 isoform X2 has translation MELCLNSEGDKKLQYLNYFMHRINMLRHYKITPVVVFDGGNLPCKGATEDERHKRRKTNRDQAMLKLKEGNVGGAIELFQRAISVTPSMAHQLIQILKSENIEFVVAPYEADAQLAYLSNLEEEKNGIVAVISEDSDLLAYGCPTVFFKMDAHGNGQEVVLDNVFSCVARVPSFRHFNKDLFAGMCVLAGCDFLPSVPGIGITKAYNLVSKYRNLDRVLSMLKFEKGDQVPEDYTKSFKEAVAVFHHARIYDVSLKRIKHLKPVPEELLQFLNEELDFLGPEILPSLATAIAQGNIDPCTMEAFNVFPSTVNHVSTANIKKICGPFSRQEASTQASKDSTVFAISSSKSRKETTVVESKQALHEWKQSQFMEESECLEEAVALQNMLCPSIATRKSVGEQKKSHQKEVLKVPDNNPFRKRKVQEIEPDEMDSVTELVSEVTEVERLEVVRTTPESQKSVESKPVNRIESRRVTKEKKVKRSNCQSSENKKNTILNFFSRV, from the exons ATGGAGCTTTGTCTTAACTCGGAGGGCGACAAGAAATTGCAGTACTTGAACTACTTCATGCATCGAATCAATATGCTTCGACATTATAAGATCACTCCCGTAGTTGTTTTTGATGGCGGAAACTTACCCTGCAAGGGGGCTACTGAAGACGAGAGGCACAA GAGAAGGAAAACAAACAGAGATCAGGCAATGTTGAAGCTAAAGGAAGGAAATGTTGGTGGCGCCATTGAGCTCTTCCAG AGGGCAATAAGTGTCACTCCATCAATGGCACATCAACTCATACAG ATTCTGAAGTCAGAGAATATAGAATTTGTTGTAGCACCATATGAAGCTGATGCACAATTAGCCTACTTGTCAAAccttgaagaagaaaagaacgGAATTGTGGCAGTAATTTCTGAGGATAGCGACTTACTGGCATATGGATGTCCCACT GTTTTCTTTAAGATGGATGCCCATGGCAATGGTCAAGAAGTGGTACTAGACAATGTTTTCAGTTGTGTTGCTCGTGTTCCATCCTTCAGACATTTCAACAAAGATTTATTTGCAG GCATGTGTGTCTTAGCTGGCTGCGATTTTCTTCCGTCAGTCCCTGGTATAGGAATTACAAAAGCTTATAATCTGGTCTCCAAGTATCGTAACCTAGATCGA GTTCTTTCAATGTTAAAGTTTGAGAAGGGAGATCAAGTGCCCGAAGATTACACAAAATCATTTAAAGAAGCAGTTGCAGTTTTCCATCATGCTAGAAT ATATGATGTTAGTTTGAAGCGGATTAAGCACTTGAAACCCGTTCCAGAAGAGCTGTTGCAGTTTCTGAATGAAGAACTTGACTTCTTAGGACC AGAAATTCTTCCATCATTGGCAACTGCAATTGCTCAAGGTAACATAGATCCTTGTACAATGGAGGCCTTCAATGTCTTTCCAAGTACCGTAAATCATGTGTCTACTGCAAACATCAAGAAAATTTGTGGTCCCTTCTCTCGACAAGAGGCATCTACTCAAGCTTCAAAAGACAGCACAGTTTTTGCTATTTCTTCAAGTAAATCCAGAAAAGAAACAACAG TGGTGGAGTCGAAGCAAGCCTTGCATGAATGGAAGCAGAGTCaatttatggaagaaagtgagtgCTTAGAGGAAGCAGTAGCTCTTCAAAACATGCTATGCCCTTCAATAGCAACTCGGAAATCGGTGGGAGAACAGAAAAAGAGTCATCAGAAAGAAGTGTTGAAAGTTCCAGATAACAATCCTTTTAGGAAAAGAAAAGTGCAGGAAATTGAGCCAGACGAGATGGATAGTGTTACTGAACTAGTCTCAGAAGTAACTGAGGTTGAAAGACTGGAAGTTGTACGTACAACTCCAGAATCACAAAAAAGTGTGGAATCTAAGCCGGTTAACAGGATTGAGTCAAGAAGAGTTaccaaagaaaagaaggttaAGAGGAGTAATTGCCAAAGTtcagaaaacaagaaaaacactaTATTGAATTTCTTTTCTCGAGtgtaa
- the LOC132055547 gene encoding alpha-dioxygenase 2-like, protein MAFSISLPAFVHPQLQHVVAKMSLFDTILFYVVHLVDKFDLWHRLPVLLGAAYLGMRRHLHQRYNLLHVGKVNGKKYDTQEFAYRTANGTCNHPVDHLVGSQGTFFGRNMPPSTSTYGLLEPHPVTVATKLFERRKYTDCGCQFNMIACAWVQFMIHDWNDHMEDTEQVELRAPQNVAAGCPLKSFKFLKTKRLPTGSPDLKFGHLNSRTPWWDGSVIYGNHKGDMIRVRTFKDGKLRISGDGLLEHDDKGIPISGDVRNHWAGYSLLQALFVKEHNAICDMLKEHYPEFDDEMLYRHARLITSAVIAKIHTIDWTLELVKTDTLVAGMRINWYGLLGKRIKDLLGPKFGPVLSGLVGLKRPRDHGTPYSLTEEFVSVYRMHSLLPDNIVLRDLKSTTSEDKSLPIQKEIPMTEMIGKEGEKSLSKIGMEQMLVSMGHQSCGAATLWNYPSWMRNLVPHDIDGDDRPDLVDMAALDIYRDRERGIPRYNEFKRNLLMVPISKWEDLADDEEVIEALQEVYGDDVEKLDLQVGLHAEKKIKGFAISETAFFIFVLIASRRLEADRFFTTDFNPQTYTEKGFEWVNKTETLKDVIDRHFPEMTKKYMRCTSAFSVWSSDPDPRHYLPLYLRPAT, encoded by the exons ATGGCATTCTCAATTTCTCTTCCAGCCTTCGTTCatcctcaactccaacatgttGTTGCAAAGATGTCTCTGTTCGACACAATTTTGTTCTAT GTGGTACATCTTGTGGACAAGTTTGATCTATGGCATAGATTACCCGTGTTACTCGGGGCTGCTTACTTAGGGATGAGAAGACACTTGCACCAGCGATACAACTTATTACATGTAGGAAAAGTTAATGGCAAGAAATATGACACACAAGAGTTTGCCTATCGAACTGCTAATGGTACGTGCAATCATCCTGTGGATCATTTAGTTGGCAGTCAAGGAACCTTCTTTGGCCGCAACATGCCACCATCAACTTCAACTTATGGG CTGCTGGAACCTCACCCTGTAACAGTGGCCACGAAGCtttttgaaagaagaaagtacACAGATTGCGGGTGCCAATTCAACATGATAGCGTGCGCGTGGGTGCAATTTATGATCCATGATTGGAATGACCATATGGAGGACACTGAACAG GTGGAGCTTAGAGCTCCTCAAAATGTTGCAGCAGGGTGTCCGTTGAAGTCATTTAAGTTCCTTAAGACCAAAAGACTTCCCACAGGTTCACCTGATTTGAAGTTTGGGCATTTGAATTCAAGGACCCCATGGTG GGATGGCAGTGTAATATATGGCAACCACAAAGGGGACATGATTAGGGTGAGAACATTTAAAGACGGAAAGCTCAGGATCTCAGGGGATGGACTTCTTGAACATGATGATAAAGGCATTCCAATATCCGGAGATGTCCGAAACCATTGGGCAGGCTACTCTCTCTTGCAGGCCTTGTTTGTGAAGGAACATAATGCCATATGTGATATGCTTAAA GAACATTACCCTGAATTTGATGATGAAATGTTGTACCGACATGCAAGATTGATAACTTCAGCGGTCATTGCTAAAATCCATACTATTGATTGGAcgcttgaacttgttaagactgATACTCTAGTGGCAGGAATGAGAATCAATTG GTATGGCCTTTTGGGGAAGAGAATCAAGGATTTGTTAGGACCCAAGTTTGGACCAGTACTGAGTGGATTAGTTGGTCTTAAAAGGCCCAGAGATCACGGTACTCCCTACTCATTAACCGAAGAGTTTGTTAGCGTCTACAGAATGCACTCACTTTTACCTGACAATATTGTTCTGAGGGACTTGAAGTCGACTACATCAGAAGACAAATCCTTGCCTATTCAAAAGGA GATTCCGATGACAGAAATGATTGGGAAAGAGGGTGAAAAGAGCTTGTCCAAAATTGGTATGGAGCAGATGCTGGTATCGATGGGTCATCAATCATGTGGAGCTGCTACGTTGTGGAATTATCCATCATGGATGAGGAACCTCGTTCCTCATGATATTGATGGAGATGATAGACCTGATTTAGTTGACATGGCCGCCTTGGACA TttatagagatagagagagggGAATTCCGCGGTACAATGAGTTCAAAAGGAATTTGCTGATGGTACCAATTAGCAAGTGGGAAGATTTAGCTGATGATGAAGAAGTAATTGAGGCTCTACAAGAAGTATATGGCGATGATGTTGAGAAACTTGATCTCCAAGTTGGTCTACACGCGGAGAAGAAAATCAAAGGCTTCGCCATTAGTGAGACTGCCTTCTTTATATTTGTGCTCATTGCATCAAG gAGGCTAGAAGCTGACCGATTCTTCACAACTGATTTCAATCCGCAAACCTACACAGAGAAGGGCTTCGAATGGGTTAACAAGACAGAGACATTAAAGGACGTTATCGATCGACACTTTCCTGAAATGACAAAGAAATACATGAGATGCACAAGTGCATTCTCAGTGTGGAGTTCGGATCCAGATCCTAGACACTACTTACCTCTCTATTTGAGACCAGCAACCTAA